Proteins encoded within one genomic window of Brassica rapa cultivar Chiifu-401-42 chromosome A09, CAAS_Brap_v3.01, whole genome shotgun sequence:
- the LOC103838640 gene encoding 4-substituted benzoates-glutamate ligase GH3.12-like isoform X2, whose protein sequence is MELMNLTSNVKQIQDDVLKEILTLNANTEYLRGYLHGSSDKELFKKNVPVVSYDDVKPYIQRVTSGEPSNVISGKPITRFLLSSGTSGGKQKIFPVNNKFFEDMAFIYALRSFLISKHTEGDEKGKVVMLFFAREQSISPCGLPISTSVTGYLLSDSFKNRPSNCFTSPDEVMLCPDLKQTMYCHLLCGLRQRDEVVAVAASFASSLVGAITFLESYWKEICNNIRSGHVSEWITDLSCRDAVTNILGGGNSELADKIEEECKKKSWKCIIPRLWPNVKFIQSIVTGQNSQYIPMLEFYSNKVHLFSPAYGSSETMFGVNVNPLCKPEDVSYTFMPNISYFEFILADKGNEGEIVDLVNVEIGSYYEPLITNYYGLHRYRMGDILQVTGFYNNAPQFRFVGRKKLVLSVNLEVTTEEDILKALNNATLVLQRSDLLLMGFTSYADISTLPGHYIFYWELKAKNISDIVKPDNKVLVECCCVMEESLSALYREIRSKDGSIGPLEIRIVQQGTFNSLMEFSISQGASPSQYKTPMCIKSSEALVVLDNNVLARFFSDKSPPF, encoded by the exons ATGGAGCTAATGAACTTAACATCAAACGTGAAGCAAATACAAGATGATGTATTAAAGGAGATACTTACACTTAATGCTAACACAGAGTATCTCAGAGGCTATCTCCATGGAAGTTCTGACAAAGAGTTATTCAAGAAGAACGTACCGGTCGTAAGCTACGATGATGTTAAGCCATATATCCAACGTGTCACGAGTGGAGAACCTTCGAATGTCATTTCTGGAAAACCCATTACTAGATTTCTATTGAG CTCTGGAACTTCTGGAGGGAAACAGAAGATCTTCCCTGTTAACAACAAGTTCTTTGAGGACATGGCATTTATCTACGCTTTACGCTCATTCCTTATATCAAA GCATACTGAAGGTGACGAAAAGGGAAAGGTGGTAATGTTGTTTTTCGCCAGAGAGCAGTCTATAAGTCCATGTGGTTTGCCTATTTCTACTTCCGTTACAGGCTATTTATTGAGTGACAGTTTCAAGAACCGGCCTTCAAATTGTTTTACAAGCCCTGACGAAGTGATGTTGTGTCCAGATCTCAAACAGACTATGTACTGCCATCTTCTTTGCGGTCTCCGTCAGAGAGACGAAGTTGTGGCTGTGGCTGCTAGCTTTGCTTCTTCTTTGGTTGGAGCAATCACTTTTCTTGAGAGCTACTGGAAAGAAATCTGTAACAATATCCGGTCTGGCCATGTTAGCGAGTGGATCACCGACCTTAGTTGCAGAGACGCTGTTACTAACATCCTAGGAGGGGGTAATTCCGAATTAGCAGATAAGATTGAAGaagaatgcaaaaaaaaatcttggaaATGTATAATCCCACGTCTTTGGCCTAATGTGAAATTCATCCAAAGCATTGTTACAGGACAAAATTCTCAATACATTCCAATGTTAGAGTTTTACTCCAACAAAGTGCATTTGTTCTCCCCCGCATACGGATCTTCTGAAACAATGTTTGGGGTGAATGTGAATCCCTTATGCAAACCAGAAGATGTATCATATACTTTTATGCCCAACATATCCTACTTTGAGTTCATACTTGCTGACAAAGGAAATGAAGGTGAAATTGTTGATCTTGTGAATGTCGAGATTGGGTCCTACTACGAGCCATTGATCACAAACTATTACG GTTTACACAGATATAGAATGGGAGATATTCTACAAGTGACTGGATTTTACAATAATGCACCTCAATTTAGGTTCGTAGGCAGAAAAAAATTGGTTCTAAGCGTCAACTTGGAAGTCACAACTGAAGAAGACATTTTAAAGGCGTTGAATAATGCAACACTCGTTCTTCAACGTTCAGATTTACTATTGATGGGATTCACATCCTATGCTGATATCTCCACTCTTCCGGGTCACTACATTTTTTACTGGGAACTCAAAGCCAAAAACATCAGTGACATTGTTAAACCTGATAACAAAGTATTGGTGGAATGTTGTTGTGTAATGGAGGAATCATTAAGTGCTCTTTATCGGGAGATAAGGAGTAAAGATGGATCAATTGGACCTCTAGAGATCAGGATTGTGCAGCAAGGAACATTTAATTCTCTGATGGAGTTTTCCATCTCTCAAGGTGCTTCGCCATCTCAGTACAAGACTCCTATGTGCATCAAGTCTTCTGAAGCCTTAGTGGTTCTTGATAATAATGTTCTTGCTCGCTTTTTCAGTGATAAGTCCCCTCCTTTCTGA
- the LOC103838640 gene encoding 4-substituted benzoates-glutamate ligase GH3.12-like isoform X1, whose product MLFFAREQSISPCGLPISTSVTGYLLSDSFKNRPSNCFTSPDEVMLCPDLKQTMYCHLLCGLRQRDEVVAVAASFASSLVGAITFLESYWKEICNNIRSGHVSEWITDLSCRDAVTNILGGGNSELADKIEEECKKKSWKCIIPRLWPNVKFIQSIVTGQNSQYIPMLEFYSNKVHLFSPAYGSSETMFGVNVNPLCKPEDVSYTFMPNISYFEFILADKGNEGEIVDLVNVEIGSYYEPLITNYYGLHRYRMGDILQVTGFYNNAPQFRFVGRKKLVLSVNLEVTTEEDILKALNNATLVLQRSDLLLMGFTSYADISTLPGHYIFYWELKAKNISDIVKPDNKVLVECCCVMEESLSALYREIRSKDGSIGPLEIRIVQQGTFNSLMEFSISQGASPSQYKTPMCIKSSEALVVLDNNVLARFFSDKSPPF is encoded by the exons ATGTTGTTTTTCGCCAGAGAGCAGTCTATAAGTCCATGTGGTTTGCCTATTTCTACTTCCGTTACAGGCTATTTATTGAGTGACAGTTTCAAGAACCGGCCTTCAAATTGTTTTACAAGCCCTGACGAAGTGATGTTGTGTCCAGATCTCAAACAGACTATGTACTGCCATCTTCTTTGCGGTCTCCGTCAGAGAGACGAAGTTGTGGCTGTGGCTGCTAGCTTTGCTTCTTCTTTGGTTGGAGCAATCACTTTTCTTGAGAGCTACTGGAAAGAAATCTGTAACAATATCCGGTCTGGCCATGTTAGCGAGTGGATCACCGACCTTAGTTGCAGAGACGCTGTTACTAACATCCTAGGAGGGGGTAATTCCGAATTAGCAGATAAGATTGAAGaagaatgcaaaaaaaaatcttggaaATGTATAATCCCACGTCTTTGGCCTAATGTGAAATTCATCCAAAGCATTGTTACAGGACAAAATTCTCAATACATTCCAATGTTAGAGTTTTACTCCAACAAAGTGCATTTGTTCTCCCCCGCATACGGATCTTCTGAAACAATGTTTGGGGTGAATGTGAATCCCTTATGCAAACCAGAAGATGTATCATATACTTTTATGCCCAACATATCCTACTTTGAGTTCATACTTGCTGACAAAGGAAATGAAGGTGAAATTGTTGATCTTGTGAATGTCGAGATTGGGTCCTACTACGAGCCATTGATCACAAACTATTACG GTTTACACAGATATAGAATGGGAGATATTCTACAAGTGACTGGATTTTACAATAATGCACCTCAATTTAGGTTCGTAGGCAGAAAAAAATTGGTTCTAAGCGTCAACTTGGAAGTCACAACTGAAGAAGACATTTTAAAGGCGTTGAATAATGCAACACTCGTTCTTCAACGTTCAGATTTACTATTGATGGGATTCACATCCTATGCTGATATCTCCACTCTTCCGGGTCACTACATTTTTTACTGGGAACTCAAAGCCAAAAACATCAGTGACATTGTTAAACCTGATAACAAAGTATTGGTGGAATGTTGTTGTGTAATGGAGGAATCATTAAGTGCTCTTTATCGGGAGATAAGGAGTAAAGATGGATCAATTGGACCTCTAGAGATCAGGATTGTGCAGCAAGGAACATTTAATTCTCTGATGGAGTTTTCCATCTCTCAAGGTGCTTCGCCATCTCAGTACAAGACTCCTATGTGCATCAAGTCTTCTGAAGCCTTAGTGGTTCTTGATAATAATGTTCTTGCTCGCTTTTTCAGTGATAAGTCCCCTCCTTTCTGA